A single window of Candidatus Omnitrophota bacterium DNA harbors:
- the gltA gene encoding NADPH-dependent glutamate synthase: MATNKTPRQEIPARNPEERNKDFKEVSLGFTEEQAVLEAQRCIACKKKPCCNGCPVEIDIPEFIKLVAKKDYKGAIQKIKEKNNLPAICGRVCPQETQCESLCTLVAKGQPVAVGALERFVADREAEHPGSKEPPVIKEKKDIKVAVVGAGPAGLTAAADLARYGYKVTLFESLSASGGVLRYGIPEFRLPKAILDRETEYIKSLGVEIKYNILIGRTFSIADLFKDGYKAIFLGTGAGLPYFLGIPGENLNGVYSANEFLTRVNLMHAYEFPKYKTPVKIGERVAVVGAGNTAMDCVRVAKRLGAKDAMIIYRRSEAEAPARRAELEHAKEERIEFRFLTAPIKIEGNEKGEVKSMTCLKMELGEPDASGRRRPVPIKGSEYEMPVDTVIIAVGQGPNPLIAHTTKELAVDEKSGELKIDENCMTSIKGIFAGGDITTGEGTVIAAMGAGKKAAAAIDKFFKEK, encoded by the coding sequence ATGGCTACCAATAAGACACCCAGGCAAGAGATACCGGCCCGCAATCCGGAGGAGAGGAACAAGGATTTCAAGGAAGTATCATTGGGTTTCACCGAAGAGCAGGCGGTTCTCGAGGCGCAGCGCTGCATAGCGTGCAAGAAGAAGCCTTGCTGCAACGGATGCCCGGTCGAGATAGACATACCCGAATTCATAAAACTCGTCGCCAAGAAAGACTATAAAGGCGCCATACAAAAGATAAAAGAGAAGAATAATCTCCCGGCCATATGCGGCCGCGTCTGCCCGCAGGAGACGCAATGCGAATCGCTTTGCACCTTGGTGGCAAAAGGGCAGCCGGTGGCGGTCGGCGCTCTGGAGAGGTTCGTTGCCGACCGGGAAGCGGAGCACCCGGGATCGAAAGAACCGCCTGTCATAAAAGAGAAAAAGGATATCAAAGTCGCCGTGGTCGGCGCCGGGCCGGCCGGGTTGACAGCTGCCGCAGACCTCGCCAGGTACGGTTATAAGGTAACGCTCTTCGAATCGTTGAGCGCGAGCGGCGGCGTCTTAAGATACGGCATTCCCGAGTTCAGGCTTCCCAAGGCGATCCTCGACCGCGAGACCGAATATATAAAGTCTCTCGGCGTGGAGATAAAATATAACATCCTTATAGGCAGGACATTCTCGATAGCCGACCTTTTCAAGGACGGATACAAGGCGATATTCCTCGGGACAGGCGCCGGGCTGCCGTATTTCCTGGGCATCCCTGGTGAGAACTTAAACGGCGTCTATTCCGCCAACGAGTTCCTGACGCGGGTCAACCTCATGCACGCGTATGAATTCCCGAAATATAAGACGCCGGTGAAGATCGGCGAACGTGTGGCTGTAGTCGGCGCGGGTAACACAGCCATGGACTGCGTGCGAGTGGCCAAGCGCCTGGGCGCCAAGGACGCGATGATCATCTACAGGAGGAGCGAGGCCGAGGCCCCGGCAAGGCGCGCGGAACTCGAGCACGCGAAAGAAGAACGTATAGAATTCCGGTTCCTTACGGCTCCTATCAAAATAGAGGGGAATGAAAAGGGCGAGGTAAAGAGCATGACCTGCCTGAAGATGGAGCTTGGCGAACCGGACGCGAGCGGCAGGAGGCGTCCGGTCCCGATAAAGGGTTCCGAATACGAGATGCCGGTCGATACAGTGATAATCGCGGTCGGGCAGGGGCCGAACCCCCTGATAGCGCATACGACAAAAGAGCTCGCGGTCGACGAAAAATCCGGCGAGCTTAAGATAGACGAAAACTGCATGACCTCGATAAAAGGCATATTCGCCGGCGGAGATATCACTACCGGGGAAGGCACGGTCATCGCTGCTATGGGCGCGGGCAAGAAAGCCGCCGCGGCGATAGACAAGTTCTTTAAGGAAAAATAG